A window of Thermoproteus sp. genomic DNA:
GATACGGTCAGAGTCTTGGCCACCGTGAGGGCGAAGTTGACGCCGTAGTTCTGTATCAAGTTGGCCGCTATGGGCGGAGAGGGCACTATGGCGTAAGGCAGGTGGGCAAGTCCGTTAAGGATCTCGGCGCCGTCCATCAGGGCTATGACCGCCACGAAGGCGACCATGGCGAGGCCAGCGTTGGTGGACCTCAAGGCGGTTGCCAAAAACGCCAGGACTATGACCCCCAGCACTATGTCCAAATAGAACAGCCAGCTAAGGTTCAGGGTGGGTTGATATACGGGCTGGAGGCTGGCGGGCAGGTAGGAGGGCGGCGAGCCGAAGATAGACCAGGCCACGGTGGGGCTGTATAGGTAGACCTCGTAGAGATACCAGACGCTCGCCAACACGTATATCACGCCGAATATTAGGCCCACCTTGGCGCCGAACTCCTTGCCTACCTTGTAGTGCTCCTCCTTGGTCTTTGCATAGCGCCAAGTATATACGGCGGAGATCAAAGTGGCCGTGAAGGCTATGGCACCGGCTAGAGTGGCTATCAGCAAGGGCGGATAGGTGGGATTGCCCAACGCTTGGACTAAGTCGACGCCTAGGTCGAAGCCCACGATGGAGTTGGGGTCGGGCTTCGCGTTGACTCCAAGCGGGTAGTTTATAAAGGCGAAGACCAGCCTGAACATGGCGGGTATCACCGACGTCACTACTGCGAGGCCATAGCCGACAGCTATGTGGCTCCTCTCGTCTATCTTCCCAAAGGAGCGGTAGTAGTAGCCTATCATCGGCAGGGATATAGCTATGCCGAACACTATGGCTACTCCCCACACGGGCCACAGGAGGACTCCGGCGGCGTTTGTGAACACCGGCATCAAGCCGGCCAGGAAGACGGTGACTATGGTGCCGAAGACTCCCCCTATGGCGTAGATGAAAATCAAATAGCGGGAGAGGCTCTTGGCTATCTCGAAATATCTGTCGTCGTTCCTCCTGAGCCCTATGAGCTCCAGGGTGGGCAGTAGCCACGTGAGGCCCAGTACGGTGTACACCAAGGGCAGATGCACCGCGAAGGCCCAAGCGATCAGCCCGACCGTTATGGTGGTTACGGCGTCCATATCAATACTCCCCGAGCGCCCTCTTTAGTGCTTTAGGCGGTTTGGCTAGAGCTAAATACACCATATAGCCA
This region includes:
- a CDS encoding cytochrome ubiquinol oxidase subunit I gives rise to the protein MDAVTTITVGLIAWAFAVHLPLVYTVLGLTWLLPTLELIGLRRNDDRYFEIAKSLSRYLIFIYAIGGVFGTIVTVFLAGLMPVFTNAAGVLLWPVWGVAIVFGIAISLPMIGYYYRSFGKIDERSHIAVGYGLAVVTSVIPAMFRLVFAFINYPLGVNAKPDPNSIVGFDLGVDLVQALGNPTYPPLLIATLAGAIAFTATLISAVYTWRYAKTKEEHYKVGKEFGAKVGLIFGVIYVLASVWYLYEVYLYSPTVAWSIFGSPPSYLPASLQPVYQPTLNLSWLFYLDIVLGVIVLAFLATALRSTNAGLAMVAFVAVIALMDGAEILNGLAHLPYAIVPSPPIAANLIQNYGVNFALTVAKTLTVSALITPSINSLVQLIAAQPWLLDLALAMFIAFNLILLGGIYLVFSWRAPQQQQQQ